GCGTCAGACTGACGACGAATAATGTCCAAAGACTAAAATCGCTGATGATGCGTAGCGCAAGTATCGGTGAGAGGGATCCGAACCAATAGACGGTCAGACCATAAGACGTGACTGCCCCAATCGAAATACCGAATAAACTGATCATGCTGTGGCTGAACCATTTCGACACGAGATAGACATTTCGCGAGACAGGTCGTGTCAAAATGAAATCTTGCATGCCGGTTTGTCGGTCTGACGCGAGCAATCCCATGAAGCTCATGATGAGGACGATCAATCCGAGTTGATTGAATTGCCCATGGATCGTTGCGCTAAAGACGTCAAGCGGTTGCGGGGCAGAACGATTCGGATCAATGATGATCCCTTCCGCGTTTCCGACATGTTCGAGCAAAACATCCATATACATCAACAGCAACGGTTGCGTCACGCCGAGAGCGATGAAGAAAAGCGGCAACCAGACGATTTTCCATTCTTTCCACGCTTCCAGCCACTCGGTCATCGTCAACGTATAAAAGGTCCTCATACATCCGCCACCATGTCGAGAAAACGCTTCTCAAGTCCAATCGGTTGATAGGCAATCGAAGCAATCGACCATCCTTCGTTAATCAAGGTCGTGGCCACTTGGGAAAGATCCAGCGGGTGCTGTGCTGAGAACTGATAGTTGCACGGGTTGATTCGATCCATCTGTATCTTTGGAAAAATAGTAGTCGAAAGGGGTGGGGCAGGTGTGAGCGTCTCGATTTGAATCTGGTAGGGATTAACGTCGCGTTGATGCGCGAGCGGACCCAGCAATCGACCGTGCTTAATGACTAAAAAACGGTCGCAACACGTCTTCGCGTCTTCTAAGAGATGGGTCGAGACGATAATCGTCATCCGTTTTTTTAAACGAAGGATCAACTGGTTGATATCATGTCGACCGCTTGGATCGAGTGCGGACGCGGGTTCGTCTAAAATCAATAACGTTGGTTCATGTAAGATTGCTTGGGCGATTCCGAGGCGTTGGCGCATACCGCCGGATAAGCGTTCAATCACTTCTGTTTGTTGGTCGCCTAATCCGACTTCTTGTAAGACAATTGGAATCCGCTCGGTTAGCGTTGCGCGATTAAGACCAGACAAACTTCCAAAAAAGCGCAGTGACTGTTCGCACGTCATCCAAGGCTTGAAATCAGTCTGTTGCGATAAGTAGCCGATGACCTGTTTTTGTTGTCGGATCGGGCGATTATACATCGTGATCGAACCAGGATCACTGTTGATGATTCCACTGAGGCATTTCAGGAGTGTCGTTTTTCCGGCACCATTTGGTCCAATCAGACCGAGGCATTCATATTCGTGAATCGTAAAGGAAATATCGTCTAGGATAAGACGGCGTTGAAGTGAAAGCTTGAGATGCGAAATCTGGATCATGCGGTCATCCTCCTTCCGAGGACGAAGTAAAGAATCGAGCCGATCGGCTGGACGAGGAGAATGATCAATAACCATGTAGTCGGGGTGGCAATTCGGTCTTTTCGTCTGAACCAATCGATGCAGGCGCAACTGAGCAGAACCAAGTTGATGGAGATATAAATCAGTAACAACGGCAAAAATCGTTCCCAGTCGAGTTGTGATAAGGCAGAGAAATCTGTATTCATGAAAAACCCTCCTTTTCTATTACCATTATCAATAATGGAAATAGAAAAGTCAATGTTTGAAATGAATCAATCCTAGTTCGCAAGAAATGAAAGCTATGTTAAACTTCTCTTATCAAAATTTTCCAAATGATGTGTAGATTGACTAATTTGATTGAAAGACAAATCATGATTCGGGGGAGCGCTACATGCAGATCTATCAGTTCAAAAAAGAAGTTGGTAAGAAAATTACGAAGTTCGATTCTAATTTTGTGATGTCACAGATCATGCAGACCGAGAAAGTGACGCACATCGGATGTATCCATTTAGAGAAGGATGGAGTGGTCGGTTATCACCAAGCGGTCGTGCCACAACTTCTGTTAATTGTAGAGGGGGAAGGCTTTGTAAGAGGGGATACGGATGAATTCATCAGCATCCAGAGTGGTGAAGCCGTATTTTGGAATCAAGAAGAATGGCATGAAACGAAGACAGATACGGGGTTAACGGCGATTGTAATCGAAAGTGAGGAACTCGATACGTCAGCACTCGTTGCCCTATAAAGGTACATAAAGACACTCTCTCTGAAAAGGGAGAGTGTCTACTATTATTCAGTACACCATTTTTCTAATTCTTCGAGGCATAGATGTAACCGAGTAGTTATCATTTCTCGATCCCCCATCTGTTGCGTTGTTTTAGGATTGAGGTGAGGTTGCTGCAAGATTTCGTAGTGCTCATACGCTTCTTGTAATAGCCATAATGTATACTCATCCAGTAACCGTCGAGATTGAGTGATGAATTCGTCTTCATCCAGGTCAAAGAAGTGTCCATTTATAAACCCATCAGCGATTTCATTCAAAATACTACTTTTTTCTTCATAGGCATGATGTATGTATCGTGGGGCATTCGAAAAGGCGGGTAACAGGAATTTGTAACAAAAAACAAAGTAAGCCGCATATTTCAAATCAAAATCTATCTTCGGAAACGGATCAATGATTGCGATATGGTCAGTAGTTAAAATTAAATTTTCTGGTGTTACGTCTTGATTTACGAGAGCGATGTTTTGAACCTGAGTTCGTCTATTTTCAATTAAAGCATGAATATGTTTACCGACTTTTTCTTTATCAAAGTGAAGATCAGAATGAATGAGAGTATCTAAGGCGGTTAAGAGTTGTTCATTTTCTTCCTGCCATAATGCATCGATAGTTTTTAAATCACTACCTCGAAGCGTCTTCCCGTCCCAGTATAATTCTCCGAAACCTTCGATAGATATTTTACGGTTATGTATATGATGATAAATTTGCCCTAATTGCTTACCGTAAGAATCGGCCACATCCTTATGAAGTGATAATAAATCCGTTCCATGACCCATGAACGTCTCTACTGTAAAGACCAGGTCTTCCTCGATAAAATACTGATAAAAGGTAGGGCAACTATCTTGGTAACTATTATTGGCGTGTAAATAATAGGCTTTCGTTGACTCATACTCTGTTATTAACTCTTGTTCATCAATCGGTTGTAGTTCCCCATACGCTTCGTTCTTTTTAATTCGAATCACCAGGTCTTGATCCTCTAACCTAGTTACTCTATAAACAGAGTGCCAAGCTCCTTCACCAATCTTTAGTAGCTGCTCTTCCTTTATGTTCTCAAGATTCCATTTGGTGAATGTTCTGTTCAACGTTTCGATTACAGTTTCATCAAGATCTTCTTTGATCCGTTTCATGTTCTCCAGTTCGCTCCCTAATAAAGTTGTGTCGTAAAAACACCCTCCTGAATACGAATAGTGTCTACGGTAGGATGACGAGTGAGACGGTCCGTTCGCTTGCTTGGTCTTCCGTCTCTAGGTGATGATATTTTTCGAGCAGTGTCCGCATGTCCTGTTGAAAATCATTGAAGGTTTCATCCGTCAGTTGCAATTTCGCAATCGAGAACGTCGAGTGGTCCTGACCTTTCGTTTGAACGGTCTGTTCGAAGTAGGTCTGGTACTGCTGTAAGACGTACATGAAGTAGAACGATACGAAATTTACTTTTTCATCGTACGTTGCACTGTTCCAGTCCGCTTCACTAATCTGATAACCGCTTGTGTTCAAGGCATAGATCTTCTCTTCGACTTTTCCGACGCGCTGAACGGCAACGACTTTCAACAACTGGTCGTCCATCATCGCATTGACTTGTCGGTATAAGGTCGACTGCGGTACATCCGTTAAGCGTTGATTCAGTTGCATGATCGATAAGCCGTCTTCGAGGTCAATCAATTCGAGCGCAATCTTAAAACGGACATGGTTTTTGAATAGATTAAAGTTCATGGGTGTCTAACTCCTTTATCGGTAAGATTCTAAAACTATCTTAGCATGTTTTTGGAAACATTCTTAAAAATGATAATGTAAAAAGAGGAAATGTGATGTACCTCTTGAATGGTTTGTACTAGAGTATAGTAAAGAAAGGAGTTATCATATGAAAAATCCGAGTTATCGCTACGGTACATATGCCCTGATCACGAGTTTTTTCTTATTCTTCATCGTTCAGATGTTCCGAGCGTATATTGAGTTATCACCAGAATTTCTAGGGGAAAACCTTGGAGAATATGGCTTAACGTATTTCCCGATTAGTGCACTTATAGTTGGTTTAGTCTTTTTTAGTCATGGCTGGTGGGTTGAAGATGAGAAAAAGCAGCGTGAAAAGCTAGCTGTCAATAATCAGCAAGAGTCGAACGAATCGGTGTGAATCATACTGTTGATAGAAAAGACCGACAACGAATTTTCGTTGTCGGTCTTTGTCGTTTCATGTGTTCAATTGTTTAAATCGCTTGATCGAAAACGGTGCAATCGGTTCAGTCGTTGATTTTTCGACAATCAATTCACTAAGGACTTTTCCGACTAAGCTGCTGAACTTGAATCCATGACCGGAAAAGCCAGCGGCAATCGCGATATGCGGATAGTCTGGGTGCAAATCGATGATGAAATCTTCGTCCGGTGTCATCGTGTAGAGACAGGTTTTTCCATGAGACAAGGTATCGATTGCTGGCATGAACGTATTCGTGAACTGTTGTAGATCAGTAAGGTCACCCGTCTCCTGACCGAATAGACGGCGCGGCTGATTCGGATCAACCGGGATACCGCCGTCATGGCGTCCGATTTTCAGACCAGCTCGTCCGATACTTGGGAAACCGTAGTAGTATCCAGCGGGTGTATCAAAGGCGAAGGCGGGGAACACCGTGTCGTTGAACACCTCTTCCTCTGCCTTAAACCAAGCGAATGTCTTTCGGACGGGACTAAGCGGTAAGGAGAGTCCGATTTGCTCGAGTAACGGTCCGGACCAGGAACCGGCAGCGACGATCAACGCGTTTGCCGAATAGGTGTCCGGTCCAACGGTTACGTCAACGCCATTAGCACGGGCTGTCAGCATCGTTACTTTTGCATTCGTCCGGATATCGACGCCGTTCGCGACAGCAAGGTCTCGGTATGCTTCGATGCACTCTTCGCACTTCAATACACCAGACGTCGGTTCGAAACAACCGATATAATCGTCAGGCATTGTTAAGCCGGACCAGCGAGTTTTAACTTCCTCTGCTGTCAGAATCTCGAGCGGTAAATCGTATTGCTGAGCACTCTTAATGATTGTCTGCATCGAATGAGACGATCTTTGA
This window of the Exiguobacterium acetylicum genome carries:
- a CDS encoding ABC transporter ATP-binding protein, with amino-acid sequence MIQISHLKLSLQRRLILDDISFTIHEYECLGLIGPNGAGKTTLLKCLSGIINSDPGSITMYNRPIRQQKQVIGYLSQQTDFKPWMTCEQSLRFFGSLSGLNRATLTERIPIVLQEVGLGDQQTEVIERLSGGMRQRLGIAQAILHEPTLLILDEPASALDPSGRHDINQLILRLKKRMTIIVSTHLLEDAKTCCDRFLVIKHGRLLGPLAHQRDVNPYQIQIETLTPAPPLSTTIFPKIQMDRINPCNYQFSAQHPLDLSQVATTLINEGWSIASIAYQPIGLEKRFLDMVADV
- a CDS encoding ABC transporter permease, with protein sequence MRTFYTLTMTEWLEAWKEWKIVWLPLFFIALGVTQPLLLMYMDVLLEHVGNAEGIIIDPNRSAPQPLDVFSATIHGQFNQLGLIVLIMSFMGLLASDRQTGMQDFILTRPVSRNVYLVSKWFSHSMISLFGISIGAVTSYGLTVYWFGSLSPILALRIISDFSLWTLFVVSLTLLISTYLQRAVPIGILSLVVSLLLVALPSLLPDVLFFTPGALLSEPPTAPFFSSSHLISVTFCLVWILLTLGCSALRFRKTAD
- a CDS encoding PLDc N-terminal domain-containing protein — encoded protein: MNTDFSALSQLDWERFLPLLLIYISINLVLLSCACIDWFRRKDRIATPTTWLLIILLVQPIGSILYFVLGRRMTA
- the solA gene encoding N-methyl-L-tryptophan oxidase yields the protein MSHYDVIIVGAGSMGMAAGYYLSRTNQSILLLDAHNPPHDQASHHGETRIIRHAYGEGEAYVPLALTAQRLWYELEQISGRSLFLNTGVLNAGQRSSHSMQTIIKSAQQYDLPLEILTAEEVKTRWSGLTMPDDYIGCFEPTSGVLKCEECIEAYRDLAVANGVDIRTNAKVTMLTARANGVDVTVGPDTYSANALIVAAGSWSGPLLEQIGLSLPLSPVRKTFAWFKAEEEVFNDTVFPAFAFDTPAGYYYGFPSIGRAGLKIGRHDGGIPVDPNQPRRLFGQETGDLTDLQQFTNTFMPAIDTLSHGKTCLYTMTPDEDFIIDLHPDYPHIAIAAGFSGHGFKFSSLVGKVLSELIVEKSTTEPIAPFSIKRFKQLNT
- a CDS encoding cupin, whose protein sequence is MQIYQFKKEVGKKITKFDSNFVMSQIMQTEKVTHIGCIHLEKDGVVGYHQAVVPQLLLIVEGEGFVRGDTDEFISIQSGEAVFWNQEEWHETKTDTGLTAIVIESEELDTSALVAL
- a CDS encoding transcriptional regulator gives rise to the protein MNFNLFKNHVRFKIALELIDLEDGLSIMQLNQRLTDVPQSTLYRQVNAMMDDQLLKVVAVQRVGKVEEKIYALNTSGYQISEADWNSATYDEKVNFVSFYFMYVLQQYQTYFEQTVQTKGQDHSTFSIAKLQLTDETFNDFQQDMRTLLEKYHHLETEDQASERTVSLVILP